A single genomic interval of Camelina sativa cultivar DH55 chromosome 11, Cs, whole genome shotgun sequence harbors:
- the LOC104725577 gene encoding bidirectional sugar transporter SWEET10-like isoform X1 — MAISQAVLATVFGILGNIISFFVCLAPIPTFIRIYKRKSSEGYQSVPYVISLFSAMLWLYYAMIKKDAMMLITINSFAFVVQIVYISLYFFYAPKKEKILTVKCVLFVDVFAFGLIFLLTYFLTHGNKRVQVLGYICMVFSLSVFVAPLGIIRKVIKTKSAEFMPFGLSFFLTLSAIMWFFYGLLLKDKNIALPNVLGFIFGVLQMILFVIYKKPGTKVLEPSVIKLQDISEHVVDVVRLSSMVCNSQMRTLVPQDSADMEDTIDLDEKIKGDIEKINNKEAFLISKN; from the exons atgGCAATTTCACAAGCCGTCTTGGCTACTGTCTTTGGCATTCTAG GAAATATCATCTCCTTTTTCGTCTGCCTTGCCCCAAT acCGACGTTCATTCGTATATACAAGAGGAAATCATCTGAAGGGTATCAGTCGGTTCCTTACGTGATTTCCCTGTTCAGTGCGATGCTATGGCTGTACTACGCGATGATCAAGAAAGATGCTATGATGTTGATCACGATCAACTCCTTTGCCTTTGTCGTACAGATCGTCTACATCTCCTTATACTTCTTCTACGCTCCTAAGAAGGAAAAG ATTCTAACGGTGAAGTGCGTTCTCTTTGTGGACGTTTTCGCGTTCGGCCTAATCTTCTTGTTGACGTACTTTCTGACTCATGGCAATAAACGTGTTCAAGTTCTTGGATACATTTGTATGGTCTTTTCTCTATCTGTTTTTGTTGCTCCCCTTGGCATCATT AGGAAAGTGATCAAAACGAAGAGTGCCGAGTTCATGCCGTTCGGTCTCTCCTTCTTCCTAACCTTATCAGCTATCATGTGGTTTTTCTACGGGCTTCTCCTTAAAGACAAGAACATTGCC CTGCCAAATGTTTTGGGTTTCATCTTTGGAGTGCTTCAGATGATACTTTTCGTGATCTACAAGAAACCTGGGACGAAAGTTCTGGAGCCGTCAGTGATCAAGCTTCAGGACATATCTGAGCATGTCGTCGACGTTGTGAGGCTAAGTTCGATGGTTTGCAACTCACAGATGAGAACTTTGGTGCCACAGGACAGTGCAGACATGGAAGATACCATTGACCTAGACGAGAAGATCAAAGGAGACATTGAGAAGATTAACAACAAAGAAGCATTTCTCATTTCTAAGAATTAA
- the LOC104725577 gene encoding bidirectional sugar transporter SWEET10-like isoform X2, which yields MAISQAVLATVFGILGNIISFFVCLAPIPTFIRIYKRKSSEGYQSVPYVISLFSAMLWLYYAMIKKDAMMLITINSFAFVVQIVYISLYFFYAPKKEKILTVKCVLFVDVFAFGLIFLLTYFLTHGNKRVQVLGYICMVFSLSVFVAPLGIIRKVIKTKSAEFMPFGLSFFLTLSAIMWFFYGLLLKDKNIALPNVLGFIFGVLQMILFVIYKKPGTKVLEPSVIKLQDISEHVVDVVRLSSMVCNSQMRTLVPQDSADMEDTIDLDEKIKGDIEKINNKEAFLISKN from the exons atgGCAATTTCACAAGCCGTCTTGGCTACTGTCTTTGGCATTCTAG GAAATATCATCTCCTTTTTCGTCTGCCTTGCCCCAAT acCGACGTTCATTCGTATATACAAGAGGAAATCATCTGAAGGGTATCAGTCGGTTCCTTACGTGATTTCCCTGTTCAGTGCGATGCTATGGCTGTACTACGCGATGATCAAGAAAGATGCTATGATGTTGATCACGATCAACTCCTTTGCCTTTGTCGTACAGATCGTCTACATCTCCTTATACTTCTTCTACGCTCCTAAGAAGGAAAAG ATTCTAACGGTGAAGTGCGTTCTCTTTGTGGACGTTTTCGCGTTCGGCCTAATCTTCTTGTTGACGTACTTTCTGACTCATGGCAATAAACGTGTTCAAGTTCTTGGATACATTTGTATGGTCTTTTCTCTATCTGTTTTTGTTGCTCCCCTTGGCATCATT AGGAAAGTGATCAAAACGAAGAGTGCCGAGTTCATGCCGTTCGGTCTCTCCTTCTTCCTAACCTTATCAGCTATCATGTGGTTTTTCTACGGGCTTCTCCTTAAAGACAAGAACATTGCC CTGCCAAATGTTTTGGGTTTCATCTTTGGAGTGCTTCAGATGATACTTTTCGTGATCTACAAGAAACCTGGGACGAAAGTTCTGGAGCCGTCAGTGATCAAGCTTCAGGACATATCTGAGCATGTCGTCGACGTTGTGAGGCTAAGTTCGATGGTTTGCAACTCACAGATGAGAACTTTGGTGCCACAGGACAGTGCAGACATGGAAGATACCATTGACCTAGACGAGAAGATCAAAGGAGAC